TAGATTATCCGGCTTCTCCGTTCGCTCGTTCGTTTTCGGATGGGAAATCTGGGTTCACGCGCTTTGTTGCGGGTTGAATAAACGCATCCAACGCCTCTGAGGTCGGAGGCGCTAAACACTGTTCGGCCGGATTCGGCTTTGTTAGTTAATTTCGTGGCGAGAGAATGGCAATTCGCTCTTATACTGAATCCAAATGACGCTGTCCGGATGCCATGCCTCGGCCGCTAGGGACGGTTCGGTCGAGTAAGGGTAAAAAGACGTCGCTAGGAACGATCCATGCTTGTTTCTGCCGTTTGAATCACCCGGGCGAACGAAGCAGACCCGGACATTAGAATTTGGATTTGGTATTAGAACGGGGATCACCATGCAAGATGAGGTGAACAGGCGCGACACCGGAGAATCGTCGGCGTGACGGTTCGGCCGATATGAGTAATAAGCGCGTTCCCGTCTCACGAGTCGACCGAAAGCAGCGGCCGGCGACGACGCTCGCGTCGGGCTACATCGAGATCGGAAAGGGTCATGTTTGAAGAAGGAACGACGCCGCGCTGTGAGAGAACGGTGCCAGCCGTCCGCAAGAGAATGTTCAGGTCCAGGGCAAGCGATCTATTCTTGACGTAATAGATGTCCAACTGAAATCGCTTATCCCAGTCGAGGTTATTTCTCCCATGCACCTGAGCCCAGCCTGTGAGTCCCGGGCGAATGCTGTGTCGGAGACGTTCTGTTTCCGTGTAAAATGGGAGGTATTTCATAAGCAGCGGTCGCGGGCCGACGAGGCTCATGTCTCCCCGAAGAACGTTAATGAGGGATGGAAGCTCGTCAATACTTGTTCGCCGAAGCCAGCGTCCAACCGGAGTGAGACGGTCGGCATCGGACACTTCGCCGTTGTCCTCGCGCATCGTCCGAAGCTTGATAAGGATAAACGGGACCTCGTTTTTACCGGGACGAATCTGGCGGAAGAGGATCGGGCGTCCGAGAGACAGGTAGACTGCCAGTGCTGCACCGGCGAGGACGGGAAAAGTGAGTGTGAGAAGCGCAAGGCTTCCGACAATGTCGATTGATCGTTTGATCATGACGACGTAGCACGTTGGGAGGGGGCCGGGTCCAGGATGGGCGGCAGCACGCGGCTTATCGTTTCAGCGACACGTTCGATCTGGGCGGACGTGATCGCAGGGAAGAACGGAAGAGCGAGCGTTCGCGCAGCGACACGTTCGGCAATGGGGAGGGACCCGGAGGTGAAGCCGAAACGGTCGCGGTAATACGGTTGTAGATGGATGCTCGGGAAGTACGGTGCGGCGCCGATACCCGCATTATGGAGAGCATCGACCAATCGGTCCCGTGCATCGGGGGGAGCACTGTCGTGAAGTCGGACAACGTATACGAACCAGCTTCGCTGCCCCAACGGGGCCGATGTCGGCCGATGCAACATGTGGTGTAATGGGGCGAGAGCTTCACTGTACGCTTCAGCTGCCTGAGAGCGGCGGTCGAGAAGATCATCGAGGCGGTCCAGCTGTGCACAACCCAACGCTGCCTGCATTTCACTCAGCCGGTAGTTGAAGCCGAGTCGAACGTGGCGCATTTCTGCGGTCGTGGCACGTCCTTGATTTCGAAGCGATTGGCAGATTGCGGCGAGGTCCGCATCGTTTGTCGTGATGCATCCACCTTCGCCGGTTGTCATCTGTTTGTTCGGATAGAAACCGAACGACGCCGCATCGCCCCATGCACCGATCGGGCGGTCGCCGATGGAGGCACCAAGCGCTTCACATGCATCGTCAATCAGAGCGAGGTCATGCGTTTCAGCAAATTCCGTAAGTGCGGGCCAGTCGGCCGGCACGCCGAAAACATCGACGGCAAGTATGCCTTTCGTTCTGGCAGTCAGAGCAGCCTTCGCCTTCTCAATGTCGATATTATACGTATCGGGATCGATGTCCACAAACACTGGCTCAAGATCCTCGAATAGTAGCGCGTTCGACGACGCGACGAAGCTATATGGCGTGGTTAGGATCTCATCCCCGGGTTGGAGATGCAGGCTGCGGACGATGCAGTGCAGCGCTGCCGTCCCGCTGCTCACGGCAATAGCGTGACTCGTTCCACATCGGTCGGCCATTTGCCTCTCGAAGCGTTTCAGATACGGACCGAAAGAGAGTCGCGTCGACTCGAGCACATCGGACACATACGACCGCTCCATCTCGCTAATGTCGGGTTGCGAGAGCGGAATCGGATCCATATCCGAACTAGGTGATTCGTCCACGACGGTTCGATGCGACGATGAAAGAAGAAGGCCTGCTGAAAACGAGTGTTGGTTCAGGGAAACCTAGGCAGTTCGATGACAAACCGAAAGGTTTCCCGGAATGGGTGGGGAGACAGATCGACACATCCACCAGATCGTGCGGGTGAAACCAGGACGTTCGTCGTGTTGTGGAAAAGCGAAGGTCGCAAGAAAAAGGCCGGAATCCGTCGTTCGGCGTGTTTTAGAGGGAGTCAGAACGGTCGGGGCACGCGTTGTCGCATTGCTTTTGCGTACCTTAGTTGAGACGTTGGTTACTGAAAATACCAACACATCAATTTGGATCGAACACACCGTTAAAAACTTTACATACAGAGATGGGGTCCAATCTGGACTGTCTCATCGGTGGTCGATCTGAAACATACCGGAGGTGAGGATGACTCCATCCGGATCCAAAGGGGCGGAAGGATGACGCTCGTTGATCCGGTATTGCCCGACGGATGCCCCCGGAAGTTGGCAGGGCATCGCCAGCGAGACCGTACCTTCAGCACCGCGTGAATTCATTGAAAGGGCTTGCCGTGCTCCCATTTTTCCGGTTCAATACGAGTCGATCCGAGTAGCATGCTCGACTCCGCCCTTTTCCGACCTATTCGTGTGAACGCACTACTCACTCTATGAATATCGCAATTATCGGGACCGGCTATGTCGGTCTTGTTTCTGGAACCTGTTTCGCTGAAATGGGCAACCAGGTAACCTGTGTAGACATCGACGAAGACAAGGTTGACATGCTTCGTAGCGGCAAACTGCCGATCTATGAGCCCGACCTGGAACACTATTTCGCCCGCAACCGGAAAGAAGAGCGGCTGTCTTTTACGACCGATTATGAGGATGCCGTTCTCGATGCGGAGGTGATTTTCCTCGCATTGCCGACCCCTCCTGGCGAAGACGGTTCCGCAGACCTGAGTTATGTTCTTCAGGCGGCCGGCACCATCGCCGATCTCCTGGTTGAGCAGGACGATCCCGGATACCGCATCATCGTCAACAAGAGCACGGTCCCGGTCGGAACGGCGGATCGCGTGTCGGAAACGATGGCCGACCGAGGTCTCACCACGGGTGAGCACTACGATGTGGTATCGAACCCGGAGTTTCTCCGCGAGGGCGCGGCTGTCGATGACTTCATGAAGCCGGACCGTGTCGTGATCGGTACGTCCAGCGAGAAGGCCGCAAACAAGATGACGCGACTGTACGAGCCGTTCGTCCGTCAGGGGAATCCGATCCTGGTCGTGGATGAGCGCTCGGCGGAGATGATCAAGTATACCGCCAACTCGATTCTGGCGACGCGCATCTCGTTCATGAATGAGATCGCCAACCTGTGCGAGCGCGTGGGAGCGGACGTAGACAAGGTCCGACTCGGCATCAGCAAGGATCATCGTATCGGGCGCCACTTCCTTTACGCAGGCATCGGCTTCGGCGGAAGCTGCTTCCCGAAAGATGTCCAGGCCCTTCATCGCACCGGCCGCCAGCACGGATACGACTTTCAGATTCTGGACTCCGTGCTGAGTGTGAACGATCAGCAGCGCGAGCTGATGGTTCACCGCCTCGATGAGTACTTCGACGGGGATCTCGAAGGCAAGAAGATCGCCATGTGGGGGCTCGCGTTCAAACCAAATACCGATGACGTACGTGAAGCGCCTTCCCACGTGATTATCGAGGGACTACTTGAGCGCGGGGCGGAGGTCACGGCGTTCGATCCGGAAGCGATCGAGACGACCAAAGTCAACTTTGGCGACAGCATTTCTTACGCCGAAGACATGTACGCGCCGCTCGAGAATGCGGATGCACTGGTCATTTGTACTGAGTGGCACGAATTCCGCCGCCCCGACCTCGCTCGGGTCCACGACACGCTTGGTACCCCGGTTGTCTTCGACGGTCGGAATCTTTACGACCCGTCGCGGATGGCAGAAATGGGCTTTGAATACTTCAGCATTGGACGGCCGCACGTGGCCCCACAGGAAGACGCTGAGGCAATTAAAGCCGCGCTGTCCGAGAACGGACAGGCATAACGGCCCGACGGCGCTCATCGCCGGGGATGAAGGTCTCCGGCGGTGGGTGCCGGGTTTTTCCCTTGCCCTCGCTCTACAACTGATTTCCTGAATATGCCTCGTACACTTATAACAGGAGGCGCCGGCTTCCTAGGGTCGCACCTCTGTGATCGGTTCATCGACGAGGGGCACGAGGTTATCTGTATGGATAACCTGATCACCGGCGATACCCAAAACATCGAGCATCTTTTCGAGCTCGGTAACGATCGGTTCCGTTTCGTTAAACACGACGTCACGGACTTCATCCACGTCGGTGGCGAGCTGGACTACGTTCTCCACTTTGCAAGTCCGGCCTCCCCAATCGACTATCTGGAACTCCCAATCCAGACGTTGAAGGTCGGAGCGCTCGGAACGCATAAGGCGCTCGGGCTCGCGAAAGCGAAAGACGCACGCCTTCTCCTTGCTTCGACGAGCGAGGTGTACGGCGATCCCGAAATTCATCCACAGAAAGAGGACTACTGGGGCAACGTGAATCCCATCGGGCCGCGCGGCGTCTATGACGAGGCGAAGCGGTTTGCCGAAGCAATGACGATGGCGTATCACCGGTACCACGGCGTCGAGACGCGCATCGTCCGGATCTTTAACACCTACGGTCCGCGGATGCGAATCGACGATGGCCGCGCCCTACCGACGTTTATGTCGCAGGCGTTGAACGGGGAGCCGCTCACCGTGTACGGCGATGGAAGCCAGACGCGAAGCTTTTGCTTCGTAGACGACCTGGTGGATGGTATTTTTCGCCTTCTGATGAGTGATGAATCCGATCCCGTCAATATTGGAAACCCTGACGAGATCACCATCAAAGAATTTGCCGAGGAGATCATCGAGCTTACAGGTTCCGATAGCTCGCTGACGTTTGAGCCGCTTCCGAAAGACGACCCACAGGTGCGTCAACCAGACATTACCCGCGCTCGGGAGGTTCTTGGATGGACACCCGCCGTGGACCGGAAAGATGGACTGAAACGGACCCTTGACTACTTCCGGAAGGAAATGGGGCTTGCCCCAGTGGAAGCTTAGAACGTCTAAGATCGTCTTTATTTGATGCGTCCAGTTTTCCAATCCTCGGTTCGATAGTGGCTTCGTTCGCGTTCTCGGTACGCGACGAACGGTCATCCGCTGAAGCGAGCCGATGATGGTGCGGACTCTTTGCTTTTCCTGAATACAACGACCCATGGTTTTTTCGAACGATACCTCGAAGCACCTAGCCTGGCTTGAGTCCGAGGCGGTTCACCTGATGCGTGAGGCTGCGGCCCAGTTTGAACGGCCCGTGCTCATGTTTTCGGGTGGAAAGGATTCCCTTTTGATGGTTCACCTCGCCCGAAAGGCGTTTCATCCCGGACCCATCCCGTTTCCGCTGCTCCACGTCGACACCGGGCACAACTTTCCGGAGACGATCCGCTTTCGCGATGACCTGGTCGACCGACTGGGAGTGGACTTGATCGTGCGAAGCGTGGAGGAGACGATTAAGAAAGGCCTTGCGAAGGAGGAGAAGGGAATTACTCCAAGCCGAAATAAGGCGCAGATTCCAACGCTCCTCGCCGCGATTCAAGAGCACAAGTTCGATGTTGCCCTCGGTGGTGCGCGTCGTGACGAAGAGAAGGCCCGCGCCAAAGAACGTTTCTTCTCCCACCGCGACCGGTTCGGTCAGTGGGACCCGAAGAACCAACGGCCCGAACTCTGGAACCTGTACAACGGTCGCAGCGAAAAGGGAGAGCACTTCCGTGCCTTTCCTCTGTCGAACTGGACGGAACTGGATGTCTGGCAGTACATCCTGCAGCAGGACCTGGAGATTCCGAGCCTCTACCTCGCGCATAAACGTGACGTGGTGGAGCGGGAAGGGGTCTTTCTTTCCAAGTCCCCCTACATCGAACTGCAGGAGGGCGAAGTCTACGTTGAAAAGATGGTTCGCTTCCGTACCATCGGCGATATGACGTGCACAGGTGCCGTGGAGTCGACGGCGACAACGCTTGAGGAAGTGGTTGAAGAGGTAGCGACTGCACAACGGGCCGAGCGTGGTGCACGCGCAGATGACAAGCGGTCTGAGGCCGCGATGGAGGACCGCAAACGGCAGGGATATTTCTAAATGCGAAGGCCGAAATTCTAAATTCGAATTGGGATGTTCGACTGCCGGACATAATCCGCGTCGCCCGTCTCCTTCGACTCTGTGCATCACACTTCGCCTTTCGCACTTCAAACTTCGCATTGACAGAATGGACGTTCTTCGATTTACCACCGCCGGCAGTGTTGACGACGGCAAGAGCACGCTCATTGGCCGGCTCATGTACGACACGCAGCAGATCTTTGAGGAGAAGCTGGAGGAAATCCAGCGAAACACGCAGCGGGAAGACGAAGATCTAGAGCTGGCGCTTCTGACGGATGGTCTCCGTGCCGAGCGTGAGCAGGGCATTACGATCGACGTCGCCTACCGCTACTTCGCGACGCCGAAGCGGAAGTTTATCATCGCGGACACGCCGGGCCATGAGCAGTACACGCGCAACATGGTGACCGGTGCATCCACGGCGGAGCTGGCCGTGGTGTTGATCGACGCGACCAATGGCGTACTGCAGCAGAGCCGGCGGCACGGCTTCATCGCCTCGCTCCTGCAGATCCCGCACATGATCGTGGCGGTGAACAAGATGGACCTCGTGGATTACGACGAGTCCGTCTTCCGCGAGATTGAGGAGGAGTATCGAGCATTCGCCGAGAAGCTCGATATGGACGACATCACGTTCATCCCGATTTCGGCGCTAAAAGGCGACAACGTCGTTGAATCGTCGGACAACACGCCGTGGTACAACGGAAGCACGCTGCTCCATAAGCTGGAGACCGTCAAGACGCAGAGCGACCGGAACCAGGTCGATTTCCGCTATCCGGTGCAGCACGTCATCCGGCCGAACCAGGACTTCCGTGGCTATGCGGGGCAGATTGCGTCGGGTAAAATTCGCCCGGGTGAAGAAGTCATCGTCCTCCCGTCCGAGCGGTCTACGTCGGTTGAGTCGATCGTCACGCTTGACGGCGATCAGGAAGAAGCCGGACCGGGCGAGTCCATCGTCATGACGCTGGAGGATGAGATTGACGTGAGCCGGGGCTCGATGATCGTTCGGGCGCGCAACCGTCCGGAGGTGACCCGTTCCATCGATGCCGATCTGTGTTGGATGGACGAAGAGGCGATGCGGACCGACCGTCCGTACATCATCCAGCATACGACGCGCCGTACGCAGGCGTACGTGTCCAAGGTGGTGTATCGCATGAACATCAACTCGCTCCACCGCGAGGAGGCCGATACCTTCCGCTTGAACGAACTCGGACGCGTCGAACTGGAAACGGCGGATCCGCTCTTCATCGATCCGTACAAGGTGAACCGCTCAACCGGCGCGTTCATCCTGATCGATCCCGACACGAATGCTACGGTTGGAGCTGGAATGATCCGTGGTGTAGCCGAGAACGTGGCGCCGTACGGAACGGAGTCCGAAACGGGCATGGAGCGAGCGACCTCGCCGAATGTCGTCTGGGAAGAGCTGAACGTCCCGCGCGAAGAGCGCGAGTCTCGCAATGGCCATAAGGCAGCCGTCATGTGGCTGACCGGTCTCTCCGGTTCCGGCAAATCGACCATTGCGAAGGAACTGGAGCGCCGCCTCTACGACCTCGGATGCCAGACCATGATGCTTGATGGCGACAATGTGCGCCACGGCCTCTCCGGCGATCTTGGCTTCTCCGCTCGCGACCGGAAGGAAAACATCCGGCGCGTTGGTGAGGTCGCACGCCTCTTCTTTGAGCAAGGCAATGTGACGCTGTGCACCTTCGTTTCGCCGTACCAGGAGGATCGGGACCGTGTCCGGGAATTGCTTCCCGACGACCGGTTCTTCGAAGTCCACGTCGACTGCGACATCGAGGTTTGCAAAGAGCGCGATCCGAAAGGCCTCTACGCCAAAGCCGAGAGCGGTGAGATCGCGAACTTTACGGGTGTGACGGCTCCGTACGAAGAGCCCGAATCGCCTGAGGTCGTGGTCCACAGCGACACGGATGATGTCGAAGCCTGCGTTGACCAGCTGGTTGAAGCGCTGAAGCAACGTGGCATCATCGAGTAAGCTTGTTTCCCGCAGTTGGGTGCAGCCCGGACCCGCTTTCGTAGCGGTCGTCCGGGCTGTGCTGTTTCCCCGCACCCTCTCCACGCATTGACTCTGTCTCGCATGTCTGAGCCCATCATCGTCACCGGCGGCGCCGGATTTATCGGTTCTGCCGTCGTTCGTCAGCTTATTCGCGATACGAATGCTGAAGTCGTTACGGTCGATCGGCTGACGTACGCTGGCCATCGTGCCAATCTCGGCCCGGTTCTGAACAGTCCGCGGCATACGCTCGTCGTGGAAGATATCGCGGATGCCGGAGCCATGAAGGATGTGTTCGAGGAATTTCAGCCGGGCGCGGTCATGCATCTGGCCGCGGAGTCGCACGTGGACCGATCGATCGATGGGCCGGCTGCGTTCATCGAGACGAACATTCTCGGGACGTACACGCTCCTCGAGGCTGCACGGCACCACTGGCGCTCGCTTGACGATGATGCCGCGGATGCCTTCCGTTTCCTCCACGTGTCGACCGACGAGGTGTACGGTGAACTCGGGGACGAGGGCGCGTTCCACGAAACGACGCCCTACGATCCCAGCTCGCCGTATTCTGCGAGTAAGGCCTCGGCCGACCATCTGGCCCGTGCGTGGCACCGAACGTACGGTTTGCCGGTCCTGGTAACGAACTGTTCGAATAACTACGGCCCGTATCAGTACCCGGAAAAGCTGATTCCGGTGATTCTGCTCAAAGCGCTCGCCGGCGATGCCATTCCCGTTTATGGTACCGGCGAAAATGTTCGGGACTGGTTGTACGTTGAAGATCACGCAACTGCGCTTCGCGCCGTCCTCGAAAAGGGGGAGCTGGGTGAGACGTACAACATCGGGGGACGCGCCGAACGCCAGAATATTGAAGTTGTCCACGCGGTCTGCGACGTTCTCGAAGAGCTACATCCCAGAAGCGGCGACGACTATCGGTCGCTCATTTCCTTCGTAGAAGACCGCCCGGGCCATGACTGGCGCTACGCGATCGATTGCTCTAAGATCGAGCGCGAGCTGGGCTGGACGCCGTCGACGACGTTCGAGGACGGCATCCGGCAGACAGTCAAATGGTATCTTGAGCACCTCGACTGGGTGGATGAAGTGCTAGATGGTTACGATCTGTCGAGGCTCGGGACGGATGCGTAGCTGCTCAGCGATCTGATTATACGTTCCGAATCGGTTTCTCAATGTTGACTTTTCCGTCAGAGTCAGGCCCCCTTCCGATAAGCGGTTAAGCCACGCTATATGAATTCGTCCACCGACTCAGAGCCGTCTTTATTTGACAACAAGAGTCTCAAGAAAGAGTCGGTAACGGGAGGACTTGTCAGCCTGGCTGGACAGGCGGGGATTTTCGTTTTGCGACTGGGGTCGCTCGCGGTTCTCGTTCGTCTCGTGGAGTCGGAAGGGTTTGGGCTTGTAGCGATGGCGATGACCGTGATCACGCTACTCACAGATCTTGGCCTAACGAAAGCAACAGTGCGGCGGTCGATAGACTTCTCATCGCTGTTTCGCATCGAGGTCATGTCTCATGCCGATGCGGTAGTGATAGCGGTTTCGGCCGCTGTGCTCGGATATAAGCTACCTCACGGCGTGGGCTCTTTTGCCCGGAGGCGTATCGTATTTGAAATGCGTTTCGGATCTTATCCGGTCAG
The DNA window shown above is from Longibacter salinarum and carries:
- a CDS encoding sugar transferase; this encodes MIKRSIDIVGSLALLTLTFPVLAGAALAVYLSLGRPILFRQIRPGKNEVPFILIKLRTMREDNGEVSDADRLTPVGRWLRRTSIDELPSLINVLRGDMSLVGPRPLLMKYLPFYTETERLRHSIRPGLTGWAQVHGRNNLDWDKRFQLDIYYVKNRSLALDLNILLRTAGTVLSQRGVVPSSNMTLSDLDVARRERRRRPLLSVDS
- a CDS encoding DegT/DnrJ/EryC1/StrS family aminotransferase, translating into MDPIPLSQPDISEMERSYVSDVLESTRLSFGPYLKRFERQMADRCGTSHAIAVSSGTAALHCIVRSLHLQPGDEILTTPYSFVASSNALLFEDLEPVFVDIDPDTYNIDIEKAKAALTARTKGILAVDVFGVPADWPALTEFAETHDLALIDDACEALGASIGDRPIGAWGDAASFGFYPNKQMTTGEGGCITTNDADLAAICQSLRNQGRATTAEMRHVRLGFNYRLSEMQAALGCAQLDRLDDLLDRRSQAAEAYSEALAPLHHMLHRPTSAPLGQRSWFVYVVRLHDSAPPDARDRLVDALHNAGIGAAPYFPSIHLQPYYRDRFGFTSGSLPIAERVAARTLALPFFPAITSAQIERVAETISRVLPPILDPAPSQRATSS
- a CDS encoding UDP-glucose dehydrogenase family protein, producing MNIAIIGTGYVGLVSGTCFAEMGNQVTCVDIDEDKVDMLRSGKLPIYEPDLEHYFARNRKEERLSFTTDYEDAVLDAEVIFLALPTPPGEDGSADLSYVLQAAGTIADLLVEQDDPGYRIIVNKSTVPVGTADRVSETMADRGLTTGEHYDVVSNPEFLREGAAVDDFMKPDRVVIGTSSEKAANKMTRLYEPFVRQGNPILVVDERSAEMIKYTANSILATRISFMNEIANLCERVGADVDKVRLGISKDHRIGRHFLYAGIGFGGSCFPKDVQALHRTGRQHGYDFQILDSVLSVNDQQRELMVHRLDEYFDGDLEGKKIAMWGLAFKPNTDDVREAPSHVIIEGLLERGAEVTAFDPEAIETTKVNFGDSISYAEDMYAPLENADALVICTEWHEFRRPDLARVHDTLGTPVVFDGRNLYDPSRMAEMGFEYFSIGRPHVAPQEDAEAIKAALSENGQA
- a CDS encoding UDP-glucuronic acid decarboxylase family protein; the encoded protein is MPRTLITGGAGFLGSHLCDRFIDEGHEVICMDNLITGDTQNIEHLFELGNDRFRFVKHDVTDFIHVGGELDYVLHFASPASPIDYLELPIQTLKVGALGTHKALGLAKAKDARLLLASTSEVYGDPEIHPQKEDYWGNVNPIGPRGVYDEAKRFAEAMTMAYHRYHGVETRIVRIFNTYGPRMRIDDGRALPTFMSQALNGEPLTVYGDGSQTRSFCFVDDLVDGIFRLLMSDESDPVNIGNPDEITIKEFAEEIIELTGSDSSLTFEPLPKDDPQVRQPDITRAREVLGWTPAVDRKDGLKRTLDYFRKEMGLAPVEA
- the cysD gene encoding sulfate adenylyltransferase subunit CysD, which gives rise to MVFSNDTSKHLAWLESEAVHLMREAAAQFERPVLMFSGGKDSLLMVHLARKAFHPGPIPFPLLHVDTGHNFPETIRFRDDLVDRLGVDLIVRSVEETIKKGLAKEEKGITPSRNKAQIPTLLAAIQEHKFDVALGGARRDEEKARAKERFFSHRDRFGQWDPKNQRPELWNLYNGRSEKGEHFRAFPLSNWTELDVWQYILQQDLEIPSLYLAHKRDVVEREGVFLSKSPYIELQEGEVYVEKMVRFRTIGDMTCTGAVESTATTLEEVVEEVATAQRAERGARADDKRSEAAMEDRKRQGYF
- the cysN gene encoding sulfate adenylyltransferase subunit CysN, which encodes MTLRLSHFKLRIDRMDVLRFTTAGSVDDGKSTLIGRLMYDTQQIFEEKLEEIQRNTQREDEDLELALLTDGLRAEREQGITIDVAYRYFATPKRKFIIADTPGHEQYTRNMVTGASTAELAVVLIDATNGVLQQSRRHGFIASLLQIPHMIVAVNKMDLVDYDESVFREIEEEYRAFAEKLDMDDITFIPISALKGDNVVESSDNTPWYNGSTLLHKLETVKTQSDRNQVDFRYPVQHVIRPNQDFRGYAGQIASGKIRPGEEVIVLPSERSTSVESIVTLDGDQEEAGPGESIVMTLEDEIDVSRGSMIVRARNRPEVTRSIDADLCWMDEEAMRTDRPYIIQHTTRRTQAYVSKVVYRMNINSLHREEADTFRLNELGRVELETADPLFIDPYKVNRSTGAFILIDPDTNATVGAGMIRGVAENVAPYGTESETGMERATSPNVVWEELNVPREERESRNGHKAAVMWLTGLSGSGKSTIAKELERRLYDLGCQTMMLDGDNVRHGLSGDLGFSARDRKENIRRVGEVARLFFEQGNVTLCTFVSPYQEDRDRVRELLPDDRFFEVHVDCDIEVCKERDPKGLYAKAESGEIANFTGVTAPYEEPESPEVVVHSDTDDVEACVDQLVEALKQRGIIE
- the rfbB gene encoding dTDP-glucose 4,6-dehydratase; this translates as MSEPIIVTGGAGFIGSAVVRQLIRDTNAEVVTVDRLTYAGHRANLGPVLNSPRHTLVVEDIADAGAMKDVFEEFQPGAVMHLAAESHVDRSIDGPAAFIETNILGTYTLLEAARHHWRSLDDDAADAFRFLHVSTDEVYGELGDEGAFHETTPYDPSSPYSASKASADHLARAWHRTYGLPVLVTNCSNNYGPYQYPEKLIPVILLKALAGDAIPVYGTGENVRDWLYVEDHATALRAVLEKGELGETYNIGGRAERQNIEVVHAVCDVLEELHPRSGDDYRSLISFVEDRPGHDWRYAIDCSKIERELGWTPSTTFEDGIRQTVKWYLEHLDWVDEVLDGYDLSRLGTDA
- a CDS encoding oligosaccharide flippase family protein; this translates as MNSSTDSEPSLFDNKSLKKESVTGGLVSLAGQAGIFVLRLGSLAVLVRLVESEGFGLVAMAMTVITLLTDLGLTKATVRRSIDFSSLFRIEVMSHADAVVIAVSAAVLGYKLPHGVGSFARRRIVFEMRFGSYPVRRAAIEQTHFG